A genomic stretch from Arachis stenosperma cultivar V10309 chromosome 3, arast.V10309.gnm1.PFL2, whole genome shotgun sequence includes:
- the LOC130966192 gene encoding uncharacterized protein LOC130966192, producing MIHGPYGRTFSKFPYMKDGYCIKYYPKIFSSTTVIDDTGYSSYRRRDTGVVTEKKGVYMDNRNVVPYNVYLLMFYQAHVNVEYCNKSNAIKYLFKYVNKGLNRIAVRVSKEASSGEDTQIIDEIKQFYDCRYLFV from the coding sequence ATGATTCATGGACCATATGGTAGAACTTTCTCAAAATTTCCTTACATGAAAGATGGGTACTGCATCAAATATTATCCCAAAATATTCAGTAGCACCACAGTTATTGATGATACTGGATACTCATCATATAGAAGACGAGACACAGGAGTAGTTACTGAGAAGAAGGGAGTCTATATGGATAATAGGAATGTGGTTCCATATAATGTATATCTGTTGATGTTTTATCAAGCGCATGTTAATGTAGAGTACTGCAACAAGTCAAATGCTATCAAATATTTGTTCAAATATGTGAATAAAGGTCTAAATAGGATAGCAGTTAGAGTTTCAAAGGAAGCTTCTAGTGGAGAGGATACTCAGATTATTGATGAGATTAAACAATTTTATGATTGTAGGTATTTGTTTGTGTAA